A single genomic interval of Pyrus communis chromosome 5, drPyrComm1.1, whole genome shotgun sequence harbors:
- the LOC137734829 gene encoding replication factor C subunit 1-like isoform X5, producing the protein MKSHDKGNTKKPEATVSQKTEPKEPVQGGQENSGKRKTSKYFPTDKPKDEKGTTEVPAKRKPHKDPDESVKPSPAKKAHKVDDDDDDDDFVSPNSKKKSVDATPSKKLKSTSGTGIPQKVTAIDEGGDEDEKVAKSSLKPAGRGRGGRGASAVPAGGRGRGAGRGGFMNFGERKDPPHKGEKEVPEGAPNCLAGLTFVISGTLDSLEREEAEDLIKRHGGRITGSVSKKTNYLLCDEDIEGRKSSKAKELGTAFLTEDGLFGMIRASIGDKIPVQEAKKSVDDAAAASLPSKSPKKVTLKKDCTGSSLASSASSKQLQSDASLARHKKQTTEHSTFTWTEKYRPKVPNDIIGNQSLVKQLHDWLSHWNEQFLDTGDKKKGKNPTNSGAKKAVLLSGTPGIGKTTSAKLVSQMLGFQAIEVNASDSRGKADSKIEKGIGGSNANSIKELVSNKALSMDGSKHPKTVLIMDEVDGMSAGDRGGVADLIASIKISKIPIICICNDRYSQKLKSLVNYCLLLSFRKPTKQQMAKRLMQVANAEGLQVNEIALEELAEKVNGDMRMAVNQLQYMSLSMSVIKYDDVRQRLLSSSKDEDISPFTAVDKLFGFNAGKLRMDERVDLSMSDPDLVPLLIQENYINYRPSAAVKDDSGIKRMNLIARAAESIGNGDIFNVQIRKYRQWQLSQSASLSSSIIPAALLRGQRETLEQGERNFNRFGGWLGKNSTLGKNRRLLEDLHVHLLASRESSSGREIVRVEYLSLLLKRLTMPLRELPKDEAVQEVVEFMNTYSISQDDFDTIVELSKYQGHPNPLDGIVPAVKAALTKAYKEGSKTRMVRAADFVTIPGMKKAPKKRIAALLEPSDDAIGENIDDTLVQSEDENSSDTEDLEGSAVGEKLQKELQSLNTKGVQVQFDLKGAPNTSAKKTPAGRGRGGSAAAASVKKGGRGSGAGAKRKR; encoded by the exons ATGAAGTCGCACGACAAGGGAAACACCAAGAAACCGGAGGCGACCGTTTCACAGAAGACTGAGCCTAAAGAACCA GTGCAAGGAGGTCAAGAAAATTCTGGCAAGAGGAAAACTAGCAAGTATTTCCCCACAGATAAGCCAAAAGATGAAAAAGGAACAACTGAAGTTCCAGCCAAAAGAAAGCCTCACAAGGATCCTGATGAATCTGTTAAACCCTCACCTGCAAAAAAAGCTCACAAAGTtgatgacgacgacgacgacgacgatttTGTCTCTCCTAATTCGAAGAAGAAGTCAGTTGATGCCACTCctagtaagaaattgaagagCACATCTGGCACGGGAATCCCACAGAAGGTTACAGCTATTGATGAAGGTGGCGATGAAGATGAAAAGGTTGCCAAATCATCCCTCAAGCCGGCTGGTAGGGGTCGTGGTGGAAGAGGTGCTTCGGCAGTACCAGCTGGTGGAAGAGGCAGGGGTGCTGGACGAGGCGGATTTATGAATTTTGGAGAAAGGAAAGATCCTCCACACAAAGGAGAAAAG GAAGTTCCTGAAGGTGCTCCTAATTGTTTAGCTGGCTTGACTTTTGTAATTAGTGGTACACTTGACAG TTTGGAAAGAGAAGAAGCAGAGGATTTAATTAAACGTCATGGCGGTCGTATTACTGGATCTGTCAGCAAGAAAACG AACTATCTTTTATGCGATGAAGATATTGAGGGAAGGAAATCCTCCAAAGCCAAAGAACTTGG TACGGCTTTTCTTACCGAGGATGGATTGTTTGGCATGATTCGGGCGTCTATTGGTGACAAAATACCTGTACAAGAAGCAAAGAAATCTGTGGATGATGCTGCGGCAGCATCTTTGCCCAGTAAAAGCCCTAAGAAAGTAACATTGAAGA AAGATTGCACCGGAAGCTCGTTGGCATCAAGTGCATCTAGCAAACAGTTGCAGTCAGATGCCTCCCTTGCTAGGCATAAGAAGCAAACTACCGAGCATTCTACTTTTACTTGGACAGAAAAATATAGGCCAAAGGTTCCAAACGACATTATTGGCAATCAATCACTG GTAAAGCAGCTTCATGATTGGTTGTCACATTGGAATGAGCAATTTCTTGATACTGGAgataagaaaaaaggaaaaaacccaACCAATTCTGGTGCAAAAAAGGCTGTACTTTTAAGTGGAACACCTGGTATAGGGAAAACGACGTCTGCAAAGTTAGTCAGTCAGATGCTTGGTTTCCAGGCAATTGAG GTAAATGCTAGTGACAGTCGTGGGAAAGCTGATTCAAAGATTGAAAAGGGAATTGGTGGAAGCAATGCAAATTCAATTAAAGAGCTTGTCAGTAACAAGGCCCTGAGCATGGATGG ATCGAAGCATCCAAAAACTGTGCTGATTATGGATGAGGTTGATGGGATGTCTGCTGGAGATCGGGGAGGAGTTGCTGATCTTATTGCTAGCATAAAGATTTCAAAAATTCCTATTATCTGCATTTGTAATGATCGTTACAGTCAGAAACTAAAAAGTCTTGTGAACTACTGTTTGCTTCTCAGTTTTCGCAAACCTACCAAGCAACAG ATGGCAAAGAGGTTGATGCAAGTTGCAAATGCTGAAGGCCttcaagttaatgag ATTGCTCTTGAGGAACTTGCTGAAAAAGTTAATGGAGACATGCGAATGGCAGTTAACCAATTGCAATATATGAGCCTCTCAATGTCTGTCATTAAATATGATGATGTACGGCAGCGTTTATTAAGCAGTTCAAAGGATGAAGATATTTCACCATTCACAGCTGTTGACAA GCTGTTTGGTTTTAATGCTGGAAAGCTGCGAATGGATGAGCGAGTTGACCTGAGTATGAGTGATCCTGACCTAGTCCCTCTACTAATCCAG GAAAATTATATCAACTATAGGCCAAGTGCGGCTGTTAAAGATGATAGTGGGATTAAACGTATGAACTTGATTGCCCGTGCCGCTGAGTCTATTGGCAATGGAGATATTTTCAATGTACAGATTAGGAAATATCGGCAATGGCAGCTTTCCCAAAGTGCTTCTCTTTCATCCTCTATAATTCC TGCTGCGTTGTTGCGGGGGCAAAGAGAGACACTTGAGCAG GGAGAAAGGAATTTTAATAGATTTGGAGGGTGGCTGGGAAAGAACTCAACATTAGGAAAGAATCGTAGGCTCTTGGAAGATTTGCATGTCCATCTTCTTGCTTCTCGTGAATCTAGTTCGGGGAG GGAAATAGTGCGAGTTGAATACCTTTCTCTTCTTCTGAAACGATTGACCATGCCTCTCCGTGAACTGCCTAAG GATGAAGCAGTGCAGGAAGTTGTGGAGTTCATGAATACTTACTCCATTAGTCAGGATGACTTTGATACTATTGTGGAGTTATCCAAATATCAG GGGCATCCAAATCCGCTAGATGGCATAGTGCCTGCTGTAAAAGCAGCTCTGACAAAGGCATACAAAGAAGGAAGCAAAACAAGGATGGTACGAGCTGCAGATTTTGTCACTATTCCTGGAATGAAAAAGGCCCCTAAGAAGCGGATTGCTGCGCTTTTAGAACCATCTGATGATGCAATTGGAGAGAACATTGATGATACTTTGGTTCAGAGTGAAGATGAAAATTCGTCAGATACAGAGGACTTGG AAGGTTCAGCTGTTGGTGAGAAGCTGCAAAAGGAACTGCAAAGTTTGAACACAAAAG GAGTGCAAGTACAATTCGATTTGAAGGGTGCGCCAAATACAAGTGCAAAGAAGACACCAGCTGGCAGGGGTAGAGGTggttctgctgctgctgccagCGTGAAAAAGGGCGGCCGAGGTTCAGGAGCTGGTGCCAAGAGAAAGAGATGA
- the LOC137734829 gene encoding replication factor C subunit 1-like isoform X1, with the protein MADIRKWFMKSHDKGNTKKPEATVSQKTEPKEPVQGGQENSGKRKTSKYFPTDKPKDEKGTTEVPAKRKPHKDPDESVKPSPAKKAHKVDDDDDDDDFVSPNSKKKSVDATPSKKLKSTSGTGIPQKVTAIDEGGDEDEKVAKSSLKPAGRGRGGRGASAVPAGGRGRGAGRGGFMNFGERKDPPHKGEKEVPEGAPNCLAGLTFVISGTLDSLEREEAEDLIKRHGGRITGSVSKKTNYLLCDEDIEGRKSSKAKELGTAFLTEDGLFGMIRASIGDKIPVQEAKKSVDDAAAASLPSKSPKKVTLKKDCTGSSLASSASSKQLQSDASLARHKKQTTEHSTFTWTEKYRPKVPNDIIGNQSLVKQLHDWLSHWNEQFLDTGDKKKGKNPTNSGAKKAVLLSGTPGIGKTTSAKLVSQMLGFQAIEVNASDSRGKADSKIEKGIGGSNANSIKELVSNKALSMDGSKHPKTVLIMDEVDGMSAGDRGGVADLIASIKISKIPIICICNDRYSQKLKSLVNYCLLLSFRKPTKQQMAKRLMQVANAEGLQVNEIALEELAEKVNGDMRMAVNQLQYMSLSMSVIKYDDVRQRLLSSSKDEDISPFTAVDKLFGFNAGKLRMDERVDLSMSDPDLVPLLIQENYINYRPSAAVKDDSGIKRMNLIARAAESIGNGDIFNVQIRKYRQWQLSQSASLSSSIIPAALLRGQRETLEQGERNFNRFGGWLGKNSTLGKNRRLLEDLHVHLLASRESSSGREIVRVEYLSLLLKRLTMPLRELPKDEAVQEVVEFMNTYSISQDDFDTIVELSKYQGHPNPLDGIVPAVKAALTKAYKEGSKTRMVRAADFVTIPGMKKAPKKRIAALLEPSDDAIGENIDDTLVQSEDENSSDTEDLEGSAVGEKLQKELQSLNTKGVQVQFDLKGAPNTSAKKTPAGRGRGGSAAAASVKKGGRGSGAGAKRKR; encoded by the exons ATG GCAGATATTAGGAAGTGGTTTATGAAGTCGCACGACAAGGGAAACACCAAGAAACCGGAGGCGACCGTTTCACAGAAGACTGAGCCTAAAGAACCA GTGCAAGGAGGTCAAGAAAATTCTGGCAAGAGGAAAACTAGCAAGTATTTCCCCACAGATAAGCCAAAAGATGAAAAAGGAACAACTGAAGTTCCAGCCAAAAGAAAGCCTCACAAGGATCCTGATGAATCTGTTAAACCCTCACCTGCAAAAAAAGCTCACAAAGTtgatgacgacgacgacgacgacgatttTGTCTCTCCTAATTCGAAGAAGAAGTCAGTTGATGCCACTCctagtaagaaattgaagagCACATCTGGCACGGGAATCCCACAGAAGGTTACAGCTATTGATGAAGGTGGCGATGAAGATGAAAAGGTTGCCAAATCATCCCTCAAGCCGGCTGGTAGGGGTCGTGGTGGAAGAGGTGCTTCGGCAGTACCAGCTGGTGGAAGAGGCAGGGGTGCTGGACGAGGCGGATTTATGAATTTTGGAGAAAGGAAAGATCCTCCACACAAAGGAGAAAAG GAAGTTCCTGAAGGTGCTCCTAATTGTTTAGCTGGCTTGACTTTTGTAATTAGTGGTACACTTGACAG TTTGGAAAGAGAAGAAGCAGAGGATTTAATTAAACGTCATGGCGGTCGTATTACTGGATCTGTCAGCAAGAAAACG AACTATCTTTTATGCGATGAAGATATTGAGGGAAGGAAATCCTCCAAAGCCAAAGAACTTGG TACGGCTTTTCTTACCGAGGATGGATTGTTTGGCATGATTCGGGCGTCTATTGGTGACAAAATACCTGTACAAGAAGCAAAGAAATCTGTGGATGATGCTGCGGCAGCATCTTTGCCCAGTAAAAGCCCTAAGAAAGTAACATTGAAGA AAGATTGCACCGGAAGCTCGTTGGCATCAAGTGCATCTAGCAAACAGTTGCAGTCAGATGCCTCCCTTGCTAGGCATAAGAAGCAAACTACCGAGCATTCTACTTTTACTTGGACAGAAAAATATAGGCCAAAGGTTCCAAACGACATTATTGGCAATCAATCACTG GTAAAGCAGCTTCATGATTGGTTGTCACATTGGAATGAGCAATTTCTTGATACTGGAgataagaaaaaaggaaaaaacccaACCAATTCTGGTGCAAAAAAGGCTGTACTTTTAAGTGGAACACCTGGTATAGGGAAAACGACGTCTGCAAAGTTAGTCAGTCAGATGCTTGGTTTCCAGGCAATTGAG GTAAATGCTAGTGACAGTCGTGGGAAAGCTGATTCAAAGATTGAAAAGGGAATTGGTGGAAGCAATGCAAATTCAATTAAAGAGCTTGTCAGTAACAAGGCCCTGAGCATGGATGG ATCGAAGCATCCAAAAACTGTGCTGATTATGGATGAGGTTGATGGGATGTCTGCTGGAGATCGGGGAGGAGTTGCTGATCTTATTGCTAGCATAAAGATTTCAAAAATTCCTATTATCTGCATTTGTAATGATCGTTACAGTCAGAAACTAAAAAGTCTTGTGAACTACTGTTTGCTTCTCAGTTTTCGCAAACCTACCAAGCAACAG ATGGCAAAGAGGTTGATGCAAGTTGCAAATGCTGAAGGCCttcaagttaatgag ATTGCTCTTGAGGAACTTGCTGAAAAAGTTAATGGAGACATGCGAATGGCAGTTAACCAATTGCAATATATGAGCCTCTCAATGTCTGTCATTAAATATGATGATGTACGGCAGCGTTTATTAAGCAGTTCAAAGGATGAAGATATTTCACCATTCACAGCTGTTGACAA GCTGTTTGGTTTTAATGCTGGAAAGCTGCGAATGGATGAGCGAGTTGACCTGAGTATGAGTGATCCTGACCTAGTCCCTCTACTAATCCAG GAAAATTATATCAACTATAGGCCAAGTGCGGCTGTTAAAGATGATAGTGGGATTAAACGTATGAACTTGATTGCCCGTGCCGCTGAGTCTATTGGCAATGGAGATATTTTCAATGTACAGATTAGGAAATATCGGCAATGGCAGCTTTCCCAAAGTGCTTCTCTTTCATCCTCTATAATTCC TGCTGCGTTGTTGCGGGGGCAAAGAGAGACACTTGAGCAG GGAGAAAGGAATTTTAATAGATTTGGAGGGTGGCTGGGAAAGAACTCAACATTAGGAAAGAATCGTAGGCTCTTGGAAGATTTGCATGTCCATCTTCTTGCTTCTCGTGAATCTAGTTCGGGGAG GGAAATAGTGCGAGTTGAATACCTTTCTCTTCTTCTGAAACGATTGACCATGCCTCTCCGTGAACTGCCTAAG GATGAAGCAGTGCAGGAAGTTGTGGAGTTCATGAATACTTACTCCATTAGTCAGGATGACTTTGATACTATTGTGGAGTTATCCAAATATCAG GGGCATCCAAATCCGCTAGATGGCATAGTGCCTGCTGTAAAAGCAGCTCTGACAAAGGCATACAAAGAAGGAAGCAAAACAAGGATGGTACGAGCTGCAGATTTTGTCACTATTCCTGGAATGAAAAAGGCCCCTAAGAAGCGGATTGCTGCGCTTTTAGAACCATCTGATGATGCAATTGGAGAGAACATTGATGATACTTTGGTTCAGAGTGAAGATGAAAATTCGTCAGATACAGAGGACTTGG AAGGTTCAGCTGTTGGTGAGAAGCTGCAAAAGGAACTGCAAAGTTTGAACACAAAAG GAGTGCAAGTACAATTCGATTTGAAGGGTGCGCCAAATACAAGTGCAAAGAAGACACCAGCTGGCAGGGGTAGAGGTggttctgctgctgctgccagCGTGAAAAAGGGCGGCCGAGGTTCAGGAGCTGGTGCCAAGAGAAAGAGATGA